The Vidua macroura isolate BioBank_ID:100142 chromosome 4, ASM2450914v1, whole genome shotgun sequence genome window below encodes:
- the POU4F2 gene encoding POU domain, class 4, transcription factor 2 isoform X1, producing MMMSLSSKQPFGLPHGGGSGGLHETKYSALHTASPCPSAGAAAPAASSPSSTGSGGSAGRGSGSGPGGSGGSGSSSGSGPGGSGGGAEAMRRACLPAPPSNIFGGLDESLLARAEALAAVDIVSPSKSHHHHPPHHSPFKPDATYHTMNTIPCTSAASSSSVPISHPSALSGTHHHHHHHHHHHHQPHQALEGELLEHLTPGLALGAMAAPDGAVVSTPGHAPHMAGMNPMHPAALGMAHAHGLPAHMGCMSDVDADPRDLEAFAERFKQRRIKLGVTQADVGSALANLKIPGVGSLSQSTICRFESLTLSHNNMIALKPILQAWLEEAEKSHREKLAKPELFSGAEKKRKRTSIAAPEKRSLEAYFALQPRPSSEKIAAIAEKLDLKKNVVRVWFCNQRQKQKRMKYSAGI from the exons ATGATGATGTCTCTGAGCAGCAAGCAGCCTTTCGGCCTCCCCcacggcggcggcagcggcggcctCCACGAAACCAAGTACTCGGCCCTGCACACCGCCTCGCCCTGTCCCTCCGCCGgtgccgccgctcccgccgccagctcccccagcagcaccggcagcggcggctccgccggacgcggctccggctccggccccggcggcagcggcggctccggcTCCAGCTCGGGCTCCGGccccggcggcagcggcggcggcgcggaggCGATGCGGCGGGCCTGCCTGCCCGCCCCTCCG AGCAATATATTCGGCGGTCTGGACGAGAGCCTGCTGGCCCGCGCCGAAGCCCTGGCAGCGGTGGACATCGTCTCCCCGAGCAAgagccaccaccaccacccgcCGCACCACAGCCCCTTCAAGCCGGACGCCACGTACCACACCATGAACACCATCCCCTGCACCTcggccgcctcctcctcctccgtgCCCATCTCCCACCCGTCCGCCCTGTCGGGcacccaccaccaccatcaccaccaccaccaccaccaccaccagcccCACCAGGCGCTGGAGGGGGAACTCTTGGAGCACCTGACGCCGGGGCTGGCGCTGGGGGCCATGGCGGCCCCCGACGGCGCCGTGGTCTCCACGCCGGGCCACGCTCCGCACATGGCCGGCATGAACCCCATGCACCCGGCGGCGCTGGGCATGGCCCACGCCCACGGGCTGCCGGCCCACATGGGCTGCATGAGCGACGTGGACGCCGACCCCCGCGACTTGGAGGCCTTTGCCGAGCGCTTCAAGCAGCGCCGCATCAAGCTGGGGGTGACCCAGGCCGACGTGGGCTCGGCGCTGGCCAACCTGAAGATCCCGGGGGTGGGCTCCCTCAGCCAGAGCACCATCTGCCGCTTCGAGTCCCTCACCCTCTCCCACAACAACATGATCGCCCTCAAACCCATCCTGCAGGCGTGGCTGGAGGAGGCCGAGAAGTCCCACCGCGAGAAACTGGCCAAGCCCGAGCTCTTCAGCGGCGCGGAGAAGAAGCGCAAGCGGACCTCCATCGCCGCCCCCGAGAAGCGCTCGCTGGAGGCCTATTTCGCCCTGCAGCCCCGGCCCTCCTCCGAGAAGATCGCCGCCATCGCCGAGAAGCTGGACCTCAAGAAGAACGTGGTCCGTGTCTGGTTCTGCAACCAGCGCCAGAAGCAGAAGCGCATGAAGTACTCGGCGGGCATCTGA
- the POU4F2 gene encoding POU domain, class 4, transcription factor 2 isoform X2 → MMSLSSKQPFGLPHGGGSGGLHETKYSALGGGAEAMRRACLPAPQLQSNIFGGLDESLLARAEALAAVDIVSPSKSHHHHPPHHSPFKPDATYHTMNTIPCTSAASSSSVPISHPSALSGTHHHHHHHHHHHHQPHQALEGELLEHLTPGLALGAMAAPDGAVVSTPGHAPHMAGMNPMHPAALGMAHAHGLPAHMGCMSDVDADPRDLEAFAERFKQRRIKLGVTQADVGSALANLKIPGVGSLSQSTICRFESLTLSHNNMIALKPILQAWLEEAEKSHREKLAKPELFSGAEKKRKRTSIAAPEKRSLEAYFALQPRPSSEKIAAIAEKLDLKKNVVRVWFCNQRQKQKRMKYSAGI, encoded by the exons ATGATGTCTCTGAGCAGCAAGCAGCCTTTCGGCCTCCCCcacggcggcggcagcggcggcctCCACGAAACCAAGTACTCGGCCCT cggcggcggcgcggaggCGATGCGGCGGGCCTGCCTGCCCGCCCC GCAATTGCAGAGCAATATATTCGGCGGTCTGGACGAGAGCCTGCTGGCCCGCGCCGAAGCCCTGGCAGCGGTGGACATCGTCTCCCCGAGCAAgagccaccaccaccacccgcCGCACCACAGCCCCTTCAAGCCGGACGCCACGTACCACACCATGAACACCATCCCCTGCACCTcggccgcctcctcctcctccgtgCCCATCTCCCACCCGTCCGCCCTGTCGGGcacccaccaccaccatcaccaccaccaccaccaccaccaccagcccCACCAGGCGCTGGAGGGGGAACTCTTGGAGCACCTGACGCCGGGGCTGGCGCTGGGGGCCATGGCGGCCCCCGACGGCGCCGTGGTCTCCACGCCGGGCCACGCTCCGCACATGGCCGGCATGAACCCCATGCACCCGGCGGCGCTGGGCATGGCCCACGCCCACGGGCTGCCGGCCCACATGGGCTGCATGAGCGACGTGGACGCCGACCCCCGCGACTTGGAGGCCTTTGCCGAGCGCTTCAAGCAGCGCCGCATCAAGCTGGGGGTGACCCAGGCCGACGTGGGCTCGGCGCTGGCCAACCTGAAGATCCCGGGGGTGGGCTCCCTCAGCCAGAGCACCATCTGCCGCTTCGAGTCCCTCACCCTCTCCCACAACAACATGATCGCCCTCAAACCCATCCTGCAGGCGTGGCTGGAGGAGGCCGAGAAGTCCCACCGCGAGAAACTGGCCAAGCCCGAGCTCTTCAGCGGCGCGGAGAAGAAGCGCAAGCGGACCTCCATCGCCGCCCCCGAGAAGCGCTCGCTGGAGGCCTATTTCGCCCTGCAGCCCCGGCCCTCCTCCGAGAAGATCGCCGCCATCGCCGAGAAGCTGGACCTCAAGAAGAACGTGGTCCGTGTCTGGTTCTGCAACCAGCGCCAGAAGCAGAAGCGCATGAAGTACTCGGCGGGCATCTGA